A stretch of Vibrio sp. B1FLJ16 DNA encodes these proteins:
- the clcA gene encoding H(+)/Cl(-) exchange transporter ClcA, producing MTKRERIVKSVLAHVPKDAINQFISRGSTPVSVLVMAAIVGVVAGIVGTYFELAVHFVSETRTEWLRGEIGSALPLWLAAVLISALLAFIGYFLVHRFAPEAAGSGIPEIEGAMDNIRPVRWWRVLPVKFFGGMGALGSGMVLGREGPTVQMGGAVGRMVTDIFRVKDDDARHSLLASGAAGGLAAAFNAPLAGIMFVVEEMRPQFRYSLISIRAVIISAIMANIVFRSINGQDAVITMPQYQPPALQSLWLFLLLGALFGVFGVLFNKLITVAQDSFVAIHKNDRKRYLITGSILGGVFGLLLLYVPQLTGGGITLIPDVTNGNYSISLLVMLFVGRVVTTLLCFGSGAPGGIFAPMLALGTLFGYAFGASAELLLPVLDIEPGMFAIAGMGALFAATVRAPITGILLVIEMTNNYYLILPLIITCLGAVIIAQMLGGQPIYSQLLRRTIKNEKLRQQDLPENQTS from the coding sequence ATGACCAAACGAGAGAGAATTGTGAAGTCTGTGTTAGCGCACGTACCCAAAGATGCGATTAACCAGTTTATCTCTCGAGGGTCAACACCGGTATCTGTTCTAGTTATGGCTGCCATCGTAGGAGTAGTCGCGGGTATAGTTGGTACCTACTTTGAGCTTGCTGTTCACTTTGTTTCTGAAACCCGAACTGAATGGTTAAGAGGTGAAATCGGCAGCGCCCTGCCTCTGTGGCTGGCTGCGGTGTTAATCAGTGCTCTGCTGGCTTTTATCGGATATTTTCTTGTTCACCGCTTCGCACCAGAGGCGGCTGGCTCTGGGATTCCCGAAATAGAAGGAGCCATGGACAATATTCGCCCTGTTCGTTGGTGGAGAGTGCTTCCTGTTAAGTTTTTCGGTGGTATGGGTGCTCTTGGCTCCGGTATGGTTTTAGGGCGAGAAGGTCCAACAGTACAGATGGGCGGTGCTGTTGGCCGAATGGTCACAGACATATTTCGCGTAAAGGATGACGACGCTCGTCATTCACTGCTCGCTTCCGGAGCCGCGGGCGGTTTAGCAGCAGCGTTTAACGCGCCGTTAGCCGGTATCATGTTTGTCGTTGAGGAAATGCGGCCTCAGTTCCGCTACTCTTTGATCTCCATTCGTGCGGTGATCATCTCTGCCATCATGGCAAACATTGTATTTCGCAGTATTAATGGCCAAGATGCCGTAATAACCATGCCTCAGTATCAGCCACCAGCGCTACAATCACTTTGGTTGTTTCTGTTACTGGGTGCCCTATTTGGTGTATTCGGCGTTCTTTTCAATAAGCTCATCACTGTCGCTCAGGACAGTTTTGTCGCCATTCACAAAAACGACCGCAAGCGCTACCTCATAACAGGCTCCATTTTAGGCGGGGTGTTCGGTTTACTGCTTTTATACGTCCCGCAATTAACTGGGGGCGGGATAACCCTTATACCTGATGTGACTAACGGGAATTACTCTATTTCACTGTTAGTGATGTTGTTCGTTGGACGTGTAGTAACGACTCTGCTTTGCTTCGGCTCGGGCGCACCTGGTGGTATTTTTGCTCCAATGCTCGCTTTAGGAACTCTGTTTGGTTATGCATTTGGGGCGAGTGCGGAACTATTATTGCCTGTACTTGATATCGAACCAGGCATGTTTGCTATAGCGGGAATGGGGGCTTTATTCGCCGCGACTGTTCGCGCGCCAATCACTGGGATCCTGCTCGTGATAGAGATGACCAATAACTACTATTTAATCCTGCCGTTGATCATTACTTGTCTGGGTGCGGTAATTATTGCTCAAATGCTGGGCGGCCAGCCGATATACAGCCAATTACTTCGTCGAACAATCAAAAACGAAAAACTGCGTCAGCAAGATCTTCCTGAGAATCAAACAAGTTAA
- a CDS encoding NRAMP family divalent metal transporter produces MTTQSTISTNPLSAPSTDTSWQKKAMLSVAFLMATTSVGPGFLTQTAVFTNIYKVDMAFPVLASIFITFGIVMNLWRIVGVSGMRIQDIANKVAPGMGYAVGVLLALGAVAFNFGNVSGAALGINVLTGVDTTWGALFTGMVGCLLFVVHNASKRMDQMARYLGLFMIILIAYVAMTSLPPMGETLTAALMPSEVSSLLLPTLTIVGGAVGGYYTGAQRLVDIGLKGKENIPSIKKTAWAGISIAVVIRILLFLAVFGVIATGATLDASNPAADAFRQGAGELGYFIFGLVLFVASITSVVGNSYMAISLIKTLFPVVARNEKAWCVGFIIITSLGTVTMNMPILLLMLAGLVNSIILPIVLGTVLVATKKKEIVGDYQHPKYLTLTGIAIVVVMAGASLTNIGNFMAKFAG; encoded by the coding sequence ATGACGACACAAAGCACCATCAGTACAAATCCTCTATCTGCTCCGAGTACAGATACCAGTTGGCAAAAGAAAGCGATGTTAAGCGTCGCGTTTTTGATGGCAACCACATCCGTAGGTCCCGGTTTCCTTACCCAAACTGCAGTTTTCACTAATATCTACAAAGTGGATATGGCATTCCCTGTATTGGCCTCCATTTTTATCACCTTTGGTATTGTGATGAACCTTTGGCGTATTGTTGGCGTTTCTGGCATGCGTATCCAAGATATCGCGAACAAAGTTGCACCGGGTATGGGGTACGCTGTTGGTGTCCTGCTTGCCCTTGGCGCGGTCGCATTTAACTTTGGTAACGTTAGTGGTGCGGCATTGGGTATCAATGTACTGACGGGTGTGGATACAACTTGGGGAGCACTGTTTACAGGCATGGTTGGCTGCTTGTTGTTTGTGGTTCACAACGCATCTAAGCGAATGGATCAAATGGCGCGTTACCTCGGGTTGTTTATGATCATATTGATTGCGTATGTGGCAATGACGAGTCTGCCCCCGATGGGAGAAACTTTGACCGCAGCATTAATGCCTTCTGAGGTGAGCAGTCTTCTGCTACCGACGCTGACTATCGTTGGTGGTGCGGTAGGCGGTTATTATACCGGTGCACAACGTCTGGTTGATATTGGTCTGAAGGGTAAAGAAAACATCCCGTCAATCAAGAAAACAGCGTGGGCAGGAATCTCAATCGCTGTGGTCATCCGTATTCTGCTTTTCTTGGCGGTGTTTGGTGTTATTGCCACGGGCGCAACGTTGGATGCTTCTAATCCGGCAGCAGATGCTTTCCGCCAGGGGGCTGGTGAGTTGGGTTACTTTATTTTTGGCTTGGTGCTGTTTGTTGCCTCTATCACTTCCGTAGTGGGTAACTCTTACATGGCAATATCACTCATTAAGACGCTGTTCCCAGTGGTTGCACGCAATGAAAAAGCATGGTGTGTCGGTTTTATCATCATAACTTCGCTAGGTACAGTCACAATGAATATGCCGATCCTCCTGTTGATGCTCGCAGGTCTGGTTAACAGCATCATTCTTCCAATCGTATTAGGAACAGTTCTCGTAGCAACAAAGAAAAAAGAGATCGTGGGTGATTATCAGCATCCGAAGTATCTCACGTTGACTGGTATCGCGATCGTGGTCGTGATGGCTGGAGCGAGTTTGACTAATATCGGTAACTTTATGGCGAAGTTTGCCGGGTAG
- the moeB gene encoding molybdopterin-synthase adenylyltransferase MoeB, protein MDILSDQEMLRYNRQIILRQFDFDGQEALKQSSVLILGAGGLGCASSQYLATAGVGKLTLIDDDIVELSNLQRQVLHHDADIGRKKVESAADSLRELNPYTEVTTIATRLDDAELKALIEQHTLVVDASDNVETRNQLNRLCFETKTPLVSGAAIRMEGQISVFTYDDPEQPCYQCLSALFGSEALSCVEAGVMAPVVGIVGAVQAMEAIKVIANYGQPKKGKILILDALSMSWREMNLMKMPTCPVCS, encoded by the coding sequence GTGGATATTCTGTCTGATCAAGAAATGCTGCGCTACAACCGTCAGATCATTCTTCGTCAGTTTGATTTTGATGGACAGGAGGCGCTTAAGCAAAGCTCGGTTTTAATTCTCGGCGCGGGCGGTTTGGGCTGTGCATCGAGTCAGTACCTTGCAACTGCCGGCGTTGGTAAGCTCACATTGATTGATGATGACATTGTTGAGCTTTCCAATCTTCAGCGTCAGGTATTACACCATGATGCAGACATCGGCCGTAAAAAAGTCGAATCCGCCGCTGATTCTTTGCGTGAGCTTAATCCGTATACCGAAGTAACGACAATTGCGACGCGCCTTGATGATGCAGAGCTGAAAGCCCTTATCGAGCAACATACCCTCGTTGTGGACGCTTCGGACAACGTTGAGACGCGCAATCAACTCAACCGATTGTGTTTTGAGACAAAAACACCGCTGGTATCTGGTGCAGCCATTCGTATGGAGGGGCAAATTAGCGTCTTCACTTATGATGACCCGGAACAGCCGTGTTACCAGTGTTTAAGTGCGTTGTTTGGCAGTGAGGCATTAAGCTGTGTCGAGGCCGGAGTAATGGCTCCTGTGGTCGGAATTGTGGGTGCGGTACAAGCGATGGAAGCAATCAAAGTCATTGCGAATTATGGTCAGCCGAAAAAAGGCAAAATCCTGATTCTTGATGCGCTCAGTATGTCATGGCGTGAAATGAATTTGATGAAGATGCCAACCTGTCCGGTATGTAGCTAA
- a CDS encoding TDT family transporter translates to MNWRRLVQFYSVPPSQAALALGIIGLGQAWALYVPAIGEPIRPFLSLLGALLLTPVLLKYATSPRLFMADIRHPLSGSLMAPMSMALLILTDYLATVAPLIAHPLWFLALLLHFSMMVLFFSFQLRNFKMSNIVPSWFLYPVGLISSSLAGSQFGHNLFSQTLALMCIGIYFFMLPLVLYRLVFFGSLPRRARPTLAIMAAPVNLSLAAYLVNFPEPDPILTGALSGIAITMTLLIYLCYFRLLRLKFQPSIAAVTFPSVISAIAMHRLTTFFAESHPRWNWLHDFGFLELSIATFLVVWVSAGYVKMYWPEVVRSHSKQA, encoded by the coding sequence TTGAACTGGAGAAGACTTGTACAGTTTTATAGTGTCCCGCCCTCTCAGGCTGCGTTGGCATTGGGTATTATTGGATTAGGCCAGGCTTGGGCGTTGTATGTCCCCGCTATTGGAGAGCCAATACGACCATTTCTCTCGTTACTCGGCGCATTATTGCTGACCCCAGTACTACTAAAGTACGCGACCAGCCCACGTTTATTCATGGCTGATATCCGACATCCGTTGAGCGGCAGTTTAATGGCACCGATGAGCATGGCATTACTAATCCTCACCGATTACCTTGCTACCGTCGCGCCTCTTATTGCTCATCCACTGTGGTTTCTTGCGCTTTTGCTTCATTTTTCTATGATGGTGCTGTTTTTCAGCTTCCAGCTAAGAAACTTCAAGATGTCGAATATAGTCCCAAGCTGGTTTCTGTATCCAGTGGGATTAATCAGCAGTTCATTAGCAGGCTCTCAGTTCGGACACAACCTATTCTCTCAAACCCTTGCGCTCATGTGTATTGGCATCTATTTCTTTATGTTGCCACTTGTCTTATATCGATTAGTATTCTTCGGCTCTCTGCCAAGAAGAGCCCGACCAACTCTTGCCATAATGGCGGCACCTGTAAACTTATCGCTCGCCGCCTATCTGGTTAACTTTCCCGAGCCAGATCCTATTCTGACCGGAGCTTTATCAGGTATCGCTATCACGATGACATTGCTCATCTACCTGTGCTATTTCCGTCTGTTACGTTTGAAGTTTCAGCCTTCGATTGCCGCGGTAACGTTTCCGTCCGTCATCAGTGCTATCGCAATGCACCGATTAACCACGTTCTTCGCTGAATCACATCCCCGGTGGAACTGGCTGCACGACTTTGGCTTTTTAGAGCTCAGCATCGCGACCTTCTTAGTGGTTTGGGTATCGGCAGGATATGTAAAAATGTACTGGCCGGAGGTTGTCAGATCGCACTCTAAGCAAGCATAA
- the moeA gene encoding molybdopterin molybdotransferase MoeA: MGCCDAPGLMPIEEAMEKMLSRIKPIQTTLSLPLAEALGFVLAEDILSPIHVPPFDNSAMDGYAIRIKDLESSSVLPLAGKSFAGQPFEGEWEQGTCVRIMTGAKIPEGCDAVIMQENTEVIDAGVKFNQTDVEPQNNIRPTGDDIKQGDIVLAKGARLTPRDIPMIASLGVSHVTVVRKPKVAFFSTGDELKPLGEKLQEGQIYDSNRYGIKPLIENFGCEPVDLGIVPDCPNALKATFEQAQTLADVVVTSGGVSVGEADYTKDILEELGEIGFWKLAIKPGKPFAFGKLSTAWFCGLPGNPVSAMMTMYVLVQPMLAKLAGHTEWQEPESIPAVTKTAFKKVPGRADYQRGIYSLEDGKFVVETTGNQSSGAFRSMSLANCFVVLERERGRVEIGETVNIQLFNSTLY; this comes from the coding sequence ATGGGCTGCTGCGACGCACCTGGCTTGATGCCAATTGAAGAAGCGATGGAAAAAATGCTATCGCGAATCAAACCGATCCAAACCACACTTTCTCTCCCGCTTGCTGAAGCGTTGGGCTTTGTACTTGCTGAAGACATATTGTCTCCAATCCATGTACCGCCTTTCGATAACTCAGCAATGGACGGTTACGCGATCCGTATAAAAGACCTGGAGTCATCCTCTGTTCTGCCACTGGCCGGTAAATCATTCGCAGGTCAGCCGTTTGAAGGTGAATGGGAGCAAGGTACGTGTGTCCGTATCATGACTGGTGCAAAGATTCCTGAAGGGTGCGATGCGGTCATCATGCAGGAAAATACCGAAGTGATTGACGCCGGAGTCAAGTTTAACCAAACAGACGTAGAGCCACAAAACAACATTCGCCCAACAGGAGATGACATTAAGCAGGGTGACATCGTATTGGCTAAAGGCGCACGTTTAACCCCTCGTGACATTCCTATGATTGCTTCACTAGGTGTTAGCCACGTGACTGTGGTACGCAAGCCAAAAGTGGCATTTTTCTCTACCGGCGACGAACTTAAGCCACTTGGAGAAAAGCTGCAAGAAGGTCAGATTTATGACAGCAACCGTTACGGTATTAAACCGCTTATCGAAAACTTCGGTTGTGAACCTGTAGACTTAGGCATCGTCCCTGACTGCCCGAATGCACTGAAAGCAACCTTCGAGCAAGCGCAAACGCTAGCTGATGTGGTTGTGACATCAGGTGGTGTGAGCGTAGGTGAAGCTGACTACACGAAAGACATTCTGGAAGAGCTTGGCGAAATCGGCTTCTGGAAACTGGCGATTAAGCCTGGAAAACCATTCGCTTTTGGTAAGCTTTCAACAGCGTGGTTCTGCGGTCTGCCTGGTAATCCGGTTTCTGCAATGATGACAATGTACGTGCTGGTTCAGCCGATGCTGGCGAAATTAGCCGGTCATACGGAATGGCAAGAGCCTGAATCTATTCCTGCAGTGACAAAGACGGCTTTCAAGAAAGTGCCGGGGCGTGCAGATTACCAGCGCGGTATCTACTCACTTGAAGATGGTAAATTCGTTGTCGAAACCACTGGCAACCAAAGCTCAGGCGCATTTCGTTCGATGAGTTTAGCGAACTGCTTTGTGGTATTGGAACGAGAACGTGGCCGTGTTGAAATTGGCGAAACCGTCAACATCCAACTATTCAACTCGACACTTTACTAG
- a CDS encoding NAD(P)H-hydrate dehydratase has translation MDFNLALKLYTAEQVKNGEVSAAQIAGVSMFGLMQRAGMAVYERFLHLYPRAKNVLVVCGKGNNGGDGYIFATLAKQAQLKVSVFQFGDTSSLTGDALCAYEGWQAVGGQNSSWDNWNTALLEAEVIIDAMLGTGLSGEVRSEYRRCIEQINQIHCPVIAVDIPSGLSANTGAVLGAAICANHTVTFIGVKQGLCTARARDHVGELHYFGLGVNVEFDSVEEESALGIDHQVIRRLLPPQQPTAHKGDNGKLLCVGGNLGMSGAIRFSSSAAARTGSGLTAGITHPDSLIALQVACPEVMSQSITADELRDTENELTRRIRWADALVFGPGFGDDEWAYQAYQYLSQQDKPKVVDADGLNILAMLSQRSSETFVCDNKRVITPHPGEAARLLNVTTQEVERDRYSAARQLQERFGGVVVLKGAGTLIYDGARMYVCLAGNPGMASGGMGDVLSGVIGALLAKGIPIAIAARLGVMIHSHAADLNATQNGERGLLASDVVSTLRCVLNP, from the coding sequence ATGGACTTTAATCTTGCTTTAAAACTGTATACAGCAGAACAAGTTAAAAATGGTGAAGTTAGCGCCGCACAGATAGCGGGTGTCTCAATGTTTGGTCTGATGCAACGCGCAGGTATGGCGGTGTATGAACGTTTTCTTCATCTTTATCCGAGAGCTAAAAATGTCTTAGTTGTATGTGGTAAAGGAAACAATGGCGGTGATGGCTATATTTTTGCCACTTTGGCCAAGCAAGCACAGCTCAAAGTCAGTGTGTTCCAGTTTGGGGATACTTCGTCGCTTACCGGCGATGCCCTATGTGCTTACGAGGGTTGGCAAGCTGTTGGTGGTCAGAATAGCAGTTGGGATAACTGGAACACCGCGCTGCTCGAGGCGGAAGTCATCATTGATGCCATGCTGGGAACCGGTTTAAGTGGTGAAGTACGAAGTGAGTACCGCCGCTGTATTGAGCAAATTAACCAAATACATTGTCCGGTAATCGCAGTTGATATTCCTTCCGGATTAAGTGCTAACACTGGCGCTGTACTCGGTGCTGCGATATGTGCAAATCACACTGTGACTTTTATCGGTGTCAAGCAAGGTCTGTGTACCGCGCGAGCGAGAGACCACGTTGGTGAACTGCATTATTTTGGTTTGGGCGTGAATGTAGAGTTTGACTCTGTCGAGGAAGAGAGTGCACTGGGCATCGATCACCAAGTGATCCGGCGACTGTTACCTCCACAACAACCGACAGCGCATAAAGGTGATAACGGTAAATTGTTGTGCGTCGGAGGCAATCTCGGTATGTCCGGGGCGATTCGTTTTTCCTCTTCAGCTGCGGCGCGCACTGGTTCTGGTTTGACTGCGGGAATTACACATCCTGATAGTTTGATAGCACTGCAAGTTGCTTGTCCTGAAGTCATGAGTCAAAGCATTACCGCTGATGAGTTACGAGATACAGAGAATGAACTGACTAGGCGCATCCGATGGGCAGACGCATTAGTTTTTGGACCCGGATTTGGAGATGATGAATGGGCTTATCAGGCATATCAGTATTTGTCACAGCAAGACAAACCGAAAGTCGTTGATGCTGATGGGTTAAATATATTGGCAATGCTCAGCCAGCGCAGTAGTGAAACCTTTGTATGTGACAATAAACGTGTGATTACACCGCATCCGGGTGAAGCTGCTCGTCTGTTAAATGTCACCACGCAGGAAGTCGAACGCGATCGCTATTCTGCCGCAAGGCAGTTACAAGAGCGTTTTGGTGGAGTTGTGGTGCTGAAAGGGGCGGGCACACTAATTTACGATGGCGCACGAATGTATGTCTGCCTCGCTGGTAATCCTGGGATGGCAAGCGGAGGAATGGGGGACGTGTTGTCTGGTGTGATTGGTGCTTTGCTGGCTAAAGGTATACCGATTGCTATCGCAGCCAGATTAGGCGTGATGATCCATAGTCATGCAGCTGATCTTAACGCGACTCAAAATGGAGAGCGCGGATTGTTGGCAAGTGATGTTGTCAGCACACTTCGGTGTGTGTTGAACCCTTAA
- a CDS encoding aldo/keto reductase family oxidoreductase, whose protein sequence is MVAKVVTAPSGPEFSELVQGYWRAADWGMTAQERLTFLKQHIELGITTVDHADIYGNYECESLFGEALKLDNSVREQIQIVTKCDINLCGDKTPERKINHYDTSAAHIYQSVNNSLERLNVDEIDVLLIHRPDVLMDADEVAEAFSELHKVGKVKHFGVSNFTPRQFELLQSRMNKPLVTNQVEINPLNFEVAHDGTLDQLQMLRVRPMAWSCLGGGSIFSGDSEQAVRVRNELEAIRVEVGASSIDQVIYAWVRRLPSQPIPIIGSGKIERVQTAVDALSIELTREQWYRVWVASKGHGVP, encoded by the coding sequence ATGGTGGCAAAAGTTGTAACTGCACCGAGTGGCCCGGAATTTTCAGAACTGGTTCAAGGATATTGGCGTGCAGCAGATTGGGGAATGACGGCGCAAGAGCGTTTAACATTCCTTAAGCAACATATCGAACTAGGTATTACGACGGTAGACCATGCAGACATCTATGGTAATTACGAATGTGAATCGCTGTTTGGTGAGGCGTTAAAGCTGGATAACAGTGTTCGCGAGCAAATCCAGATCGTAACCAAGTGCGATATCAACTTGTGTGGGGATAAAACCCCGGAGCGTAAAATTAACCATTACGACACGAGTGCGGCGCACATTTATCAATCAGTGAACAACTCTCTTGAGCGTTTAAATGTTGATGAAATCGACGTCCTGCTTATCCACCGTCCAGATGTATTAATGGACGCTGATGAAGTTGCGGAAGCTTTCTCTGAGTTACATAAGGTAGGTAAGGTCAAACATTTCGGTGTGTCGAACTTTACGCCACGTCAGTTTGAGTTGCTGCAGTCACGAATGAATAAACCACTTGTGACAAACCAGGTCGAGATCAACCCGCTTAACTTTGAAGTCGCGCACGATGGCACATTAGATCAGTTACAAATGCTGCGTGTTCGCCCTATGGCGTGGTCTTGCTTAGGTGGCGGATCTATTTTCAGTGGCGACAGTGAACAAGCAGTTCGCGTACGTAATGAGCTGGAAGCGATTCGAGTGGAAGTAGGTGCAAGCAGTATTGATCAAGTGATCTATGCTTGGGTCCGTCGACTGCCATCTCAGCCAATTCCAATTATTGGTTCCGGTAAAATTGAGCGTGTTCAAACCGCTGTTGATGCACTGAGCATCGAGCTGACTCGTGAGCAATGGTACCGAGTTTGGGTCGCGTCTAAAGGCCACGGTGTGCCATAG
- a CDS encoding helix-turn-helix transcriptional regulator yields the protein MSFAQRLSTLIGEESISGFARRVDVSEALIRKYLKGSEPSLTKANQIAMRANCSLEWLATGCGYLYRRAEVVDMEAYKLSFQYVMNNPLSEESEDLHRKLIAGYQYLRSHKKADGFLDESAMATFLSLHHENKSDHEAKSE from the coding sequence ATGTCTTTTGCCCAACGTTTGTCTACTTTAATCGGCGAAGAAAGCATCAGCGGCTTTGCGCGACGAGTTGATGTATCAGAAGCGTTAATTAGAAAATACTTAAAAGGCAGTGAGCCGAGCCTGACAAAAGCCAATCAAATTGCGATGCGAGCCAACTGTTCTCTTGAATGGCTAGCGACCGGTTGCGGTTACCTTTATCGCCGCGCAGAAGTAGTCGATATGGAAGCCTATAAACTCTCTTTTCAGTATGTGATGAATAATCCGCTGTCTGAGGAGAGTGAAGATCTGCACCGCAAACTGATAGCAGGCTATCAGTATCTTCGCTCGCATAAAAAGGCTGATGGATTTTTAGATGAATCCGCAATGGCAACGTTCCTCTCTTTGCATCATGAAAATAAAAGCGATCATGAAGCTAAAAGCGAGTAA
- a CDS encoding GMP reductase, protein MRIEQELKLGFKDVLFRPKRSTLKSRSQVNLTREFTFKHSGRQWSGVPVIAANMDSVGSFEMAAALAEHGVMTAVHKHYTVEDWAEFAKSANKTTLNNVMVSTGTSDADFQKTKDIMALSDEFIFICVDIANGYSEHLVEYVERVRAAFPDKVISAGNVVTGDMCEELILAGADIVKVGIGPGSVCTTRVKTGVGYPQLSAIIECGDAAHGLGGVIIGDGGCSCAGDVAKAFGGGADFVMLGGMLAGHEESGGEVIEKDGETFMKFYGMSSKSAMDKHSGGVAGYRAAEGKTVLLPYRGSVHGTIQDILGGVRSTCTYVGAAKLKELTKRTTFIRVQEQENNVFGKE, encoded by the coding sequence ATGCGTATCGAACAAGAACTTAAGTTAGGTTTTAAAGATGTACTGTTTCGCCCGAAACGTTCTACCCTTAAGAGCCGTTCTCAAGTAAATTTAACCCGCGAGTTTACATTCAAGCATAGTGGTCGTCAATGGTCTGGTGTGCCAGTAATTGCAGCGAATATGGATTCGGTTGGTAGCTTTGAAATGGCCGCAGCGTTGGCTGAACATGGTGTAATGACCGCTGTCCATAAACACTACACAGTAGAAGACTGGGCAGAGTTCGCTAAATCGGCGAACAAAACCACGCTAAACAACGTGATGGTGTCGACAGGTACGTCTGATGCAGACTTCCAAAAAACCAAAGACATCATGGCACTTTCTGATGAGTTCATCTTTATCTGTGTTGATATCGCGAACGGTTACTCAGAACACTTAGTCGAGTATGTAGAGCGTGTACGCGCGGCGTTCCCGGATAAAGTCATTTCTGCGGGTAACGTCGTGACGGGCGATATGTGTGAAGAGCTGATTCTTGCTGGCGCCGATATTGTTAAAGTGGGTATTGGCCCTGGTTCAGTATGTACGACTCGTGTTAAAACAGGTGTGGGCTATCCGCAGCTTTCTGCAATCATCGAATGTGGTGATGCGGCACACGGCCTTGGTGGCGTGATCATCGGTGACGGTGGTTGTTCATGTGCCGGAGATGTGGCTAAAGCGTTCGGTGGCGGTGCAGATTTCGTGATGCTTGGCGGTATGCTGGCTGGTCACGAAGAGTCAGGTGGTGAAGTCATCGAAAAAGATGGTGAAACCTTCATGAAGTTCTATGGCATGTCTTCTAAGAGTGCAATGGATAAGCACTCTGGCGGTGTCGCAGGCTACCGCGCTGCAGAGGGTAAAACGGTACTATTGCCATACCGTGGAAGTGTTCACGGAACTATCCAGGATATCCTTGGCGGTGTTCGTTCAACGTGTACCTATGTAGGTGCAGCAAAGCTTAAAGAGCTAACTAAGCGCACGACGTTCATCCGTGTACAAGAGCAAGAGAACAACGTGTTCGGTAAAGAGTAA